One Rhododendron vialii isolate Sample 1 chromosome 2a, ASM3025357v1 genomic region harbors:
- the LOC131316702 gene encoding small ribosomal subunit protein uS2-like: MEAAAAPRSLSTKEADIQMMLAAEVHLGTKSVDFQMQRYVFKRRNDGIYIINLGKTWEKLLMAARVIVAIENPQDIIVQSARPYGQRAVLKFAQYTGAHAIAGRHTPGTFTNQLQTSFSEPRLLILTDPRTDHQPIKEAALGNIPTIAFCDTDSPMRYVDIGIPANNKGKHSIGCLFWLLARMVLQMRNSIPQGHKWDVMVDLFFYREPEESKEQQEEEAPVQDYADYGAPALGALTADTWGDAQWQGDTGAPAIAVTPGWTQEPVPVAGDGWDAAAPPPVGPVPTPEGGATGWE, translated from the exons ATGGAGGCTGCTGCAGCACCGAGGTCTCTGTCGACGAAGGAAGCCGACATTCAGATGATGTTGGCTGCCGAAGTCCATCTCGGGACAAAGAGTGTCGATTTTCAGATGCAACGATACGTATTCAAGCGGAGGAACGATG GCATTTACATCATCAACCTCGGCAAAACATGGGAGAAGCTCTTAATGGCTGCCAGGGTTATTGTTGCAATTGAGAACCCTCAGGACATCATCGTTCAGTCTGCTAGACCCTATGGGCAGAGAGCGGTCCTGAAGTTTGCGCAGTACACTGGTGCTCATGCTATAGCTGGTCGTCACACTCCCGGAACCTTCACCAACCAGCTTCAGACCTCATTTAGCGAGCCTCGTCTTTTGATCCTCACTGATCCAAGAACTGACCATCAG CCTATTAAAGAGGCAGCCCTGGGGAACATTCCAACCATTGCTTTCTGTGACACTGATTCACCAATGCGGTATGTTGACATTGGCATTCCTGCCAATAACAAGGGTAAGCACAGCATTGGCTGTCTGTTCTGGTTGCTGGCAAGGATGGTTCTTCAGATGCGCAATTCAATTCCTCAAGGGCATAAATGGGATGTGATG GTGGACTTGTTTTTCTACCGCGAGCCTGAGGAATCAAAGGAGCAACAGGAAGAGGAAGCTCCTGTCCAAGATTATGCAGATTATGGTGCTCCAGCACTTGGTGCATTGACCGCTGATACCTGGGGTGATGCCCAGTGGCAGGGTGATACAGGTGCACCTGCCATTGCTGTTACTCCTGGTTGGACTCAAGAACCAG TGCCAGTTGCTGGTGATGGGTGGGATGCTGCAGCTCCACCACCGGTTGGTCCGGTTCCAACCCCAGAAGGAGGAGCAACAGGCTGGGAATGA